The following proteins are co-located in the Xiphophorus hellerii strain 12219 chromosome 2, Xiphophorus_hellerii-4.1, whole genome shotgun sequence genome:
- the LOC116735583 gene encoding receptor-type tyrosine-protein phosphatase beta-like isoform X2, producing the protein MKALVLLLLLGSSCVCTTSFPSFSSPTHEPEELSRGPVRTNTNDPLPNTDRALGTTQHINISDIHSSSTHGASAHGDTTKPPDLLPDDTSSVSKLFYPNTDQTVLSSVDVSTTDQLNGHNVPSGPSVSTPDQLEAHNALSTTGVSTTNQLNVHTVSSGPGVSTTNQLNVHTVSSGPGVSTTNQLNVHTVSSGPGVSTTNQLNVHTVSSGPRVSTTNQLNVHTVSSGPGVSTTNQFNVHTVSSGTGVSTPKQLNVHTVSSGTSVSTPNQFNVHTISSGPGVSTPNQFNVHTVSSGTGVSTPNQFNVQTVSSGPGVFTSDQSEIPTMLSGANVFTSDQSDVLVVSSGLDVITTGQSEVSNSSKGHMEPQPKTETPSVSNMLSSLNGNQIGSSGSRTARLGSSTGYPRETTGGLKDFTVPFEFSPSATSTFSDSSSADTEPNTISTAYHITYTKGSTLATPTTAYTPGESLLTSASMTETNPSYNHYNLVTVPEASPSVEGFSQHPDTGRTVNEVADNTPGGTPRTAPEATSAVSGSAYTSAITPEIGPMTSPGVTPRTNPKTTSTTTNAASTPGTTPGDSEPETPPGAFTHEVKPAVTSATPTPQSTSGISTLEFTPAASEHETTSEAVTHETTSAAKHTTTLAIRTTTRAATSSAPVTTPTVTRRVVSPPSTPIMTVPTNLPSITTQTTQSTTPPLLSTTHVQTFAGPSCSVELTEVRTTWDSAVVWLTAACPSPDFTAFMDAGSGPTAVRCDQDGNNGYMFICNMTELQPGTLYELRVISGKDEERSLGSMRTVPVGPAQLEVQLDLESMASVHEGSSGLRVLWSLSVGHVDCYNVTLEDVYSGMVRSTRVMGSAAPQYDFTSLIPGTLYNISVLAISGNKTAAPVHTIAVTAPSVVDSLQVASSSLDSLGVLWQPGPGRMENFKVLVMDQDGFLLRNITLKNTTTYTKLDRLQPGTPYRVTVVTNAAGLQSSTFIQAYTVPAAVSDLIINNDGSSESLRASWTPPKGGVDFFTVTLWASGLTPEQRILAPNVTQLVFEGLTPGRRYQLSVNSSAGGLSSESRTEGRTVPDQVSTLSMSIDSSKLQLSWSPPRGDWENYSVLLTDGLAVLFNRTVSKKSRELLVSVQSLGLVPGRLYSAEFTVHSGGLSNTAHCSSRLAPRPVQQLVLRHADETSLSVQWRQPVGRWDSFTVLLTDEDFATPDTQKILSGGSRECTFEGLTSGRRYTVTVKTSSGNLSNSDSLTAWTTPAPVSGLQVFNLDSTDILQAQWELAAGDKDSYQVLLVRDSSVIKNKSVAGNISSISFQNLRPGAQYKVVVTTIRAGYTSRQTVAEGRTVPAAVTDVRVSNNGRTDFLTVSWNQAAGEVDSYLVILSDRERTLHTLAVSKFNPGCIFNSLVSGRLYNISITSCSGRYRNHTYIQERTQPSKVQNPTATHGARDDYLKVYWRHAAGDLDFYQVFIKHNNTFLQNKTVQKTQSECVFTGLVPGRLYTVLVNTWSGFYEASASTHGRTFPAAVRSLSLAGRGTEDLRVTWLAPPGDVDHYEVQLLFSDMKVFPPLTLGSGVGECVLSSLTPGRLYKILVSTFSGPNQRAQFIEGRTVPSKVKNIHVNGDSSHLKVSWTPGPGDVDGYSVFLYRESRELAVQDVLKHQNEVTFDWLQPGQLYGVMVQSSSGELLNNNTSTGRTVPLAVTGLQVEPVLSTCSLQVNWQEALGVSDGYILQVLDERGSIVANGSQPVRFTRYRFDGLTPGKKYRILVRTISGGLQSQGVSAEARTYPASVTDLSIKTSNTVSLSFQWSPPEGDFQHYEVFLYKSDESLQESRRVQPSIKQCSFQGLRPGALYRLEIVVHSGDQTNQTSMWARTVPAPVAFLRAQSGNQSDTLLINWDRRDGDVTGYLLSLYSPDGSQQAEHQLGSEVTEFIYSGLVPGRQYRVDVLSLSGELHNLASTVGRTAPKPPSSFLFGGVTNTSLEVTWSGPVGSDYDDFDLQWTPKDQLSVINPYHSRTSGSRILKGMFPGRLYTFSLRTVSGATQPGATYSTPIQKSIRTKPERVHSLHCRPQSSTSISCSWGPPQADYDSYTIECLHQDTHTLVYSRRTSRVSTSFVITQLEPHKRYAISVKVISDGTTSEEAEYSVVTMIDRPPLPPLTTRVSDKSTLVTKSSISFQFNCSWFSDINGAVRFFTVVVTESEGVNDLQPDHNHPLPSYLDYRYNSSVKSYQTNYFPSLCSDDLDSSTQIYNVSLGTGMDSLGGPCDHKDPSHAESSRDLIYFCDGPLKSKTSYRISIRAFTQLFDEETTNSGLASPLFTDTFLSLPIITETEPLSGVIEGISAGLFLILMIVAITALLICRHKAHKLVEERPDVRRCIRRERSAAGVQMGVRGNRRISSPIKILNFESHYNKLLADSSYLLSEEYEDLKDVGRNQPLDSALLPENRGKNRYNNILPYDSTRVKLSYVDDDPCSDYINASYIPGNNFRREYIATQGPLPGTKDDFWKMVWEQNVHNVVMVTQCVEKGRVKCDHYWPFDQDPLYYGDLIVQMLSESVLPEWTIREFRICSEQQLSFVRLVRQFHYTVWPDHGVPESTQSLIQFVRTVRDYVNRTPGSGPTVVHCSAGVGRTGTFIVLDRVLQQLDTKDTADIYGVVFDLRLHRSHMVQTEGQYLYLHQCIRDVLRARKLRSEQESLGHPILRM; encoded by the exons ATGAAGGCCCTggttctgcttctgcttctggGATCCAGCTGTGTCT gCACCACTTCCTTTCCCAGTTTTTCTTCACCTACGCATGAACCAGAGGAGCTATCCCGCGGTCCAGTCAGAACCAACACAAATGACCCATTGCCAAACACCGACAGAGCCCTGGGAACCACCCAACACATTAACATCTCCGACATCCACAGTTCATCAACTCATGGAGCTTCAGCTCATGGAGACACCACGAAACCTCCGGATTTACTTCCAGATGATACATCCTCAGTCTCAAAGCTTTTTTATCCAAACACAGACCAAACTGTTTTATCCAGTGTTGATGTGTCCACCACTGACCAATTAAACGGTCATAATGTCCCATCTGGTCCAAGTGTGTCCACCCCTGACCAATTAGAGGCTCACAATGCCTTATCTACCACAG GTGTGTCCACCACCAATCAGTTGAATGTCCACACCGTCTCATCTGGTCCAGGTGTGTCCACCACAAATCAGTTGAATGTCCACACCGTCTCATCTGGTCCAGGTGTGTCCACCACAAATCAGTTGAATGTCCACACCGTCTCATCTGGTCCAGGTGTGTCCACCACCAATCAGTTGAATGTCCACACCGTCTCATCTGGTCCACGTGTGTCCACCACCAATCAGTTGAATGTCCACACCGTCTCATCTGGTCCAGGTGTGTCCACCACCAATCAGTTTAATGTCCACACCGTGTCATCTGGTACAGGTGTGTCCACCCCCAAGCAGTTGAATGTCCACACCGTGTCATCTGGTACAAGTGTGTCCACCCCCAATCAGTTTAATGTCCACACCATCTCATCTGGTCCAGGTGTGTCCACCCCCAATCAGTTTAATGTCCACACCGTGTCATCTGGTACAGGTGTGTCCACCCCCAATCAGTTTAATGTCCAGACTGTTTCATCTGGTCCAGGTGTGTTCACCAGTGACCAATCAGAAATTCCAACAATGTTATCAGGTGCAAATGTGTTCACCTCTGACCAATCAGATGTTCTCGTTGTCTCATCTGGTTTAGATGTGATCACCACTGGCCAATCAGAAGTGTCAAACAGTTCAAAAGGACACATGGAGCCACAGCCTAAGACTGAAACACCATCAGTGTCAAATATGTTGTCCTCCCTTAATGGAAACCAAATTGGCTCCAGTGGAAGCAGAACAGCAAGGCTTGGTTCCTCTACAGGATACCCACGGGAGACCACAGGTGGACTGAAGGACTTCACAGTCCCCTTTGAGTTTTCACCATCTGCTACATCTACTTTTTCTGACAGCTCATCTGCTGACACTGAGCCAAACACCATATCAACAGCTTATCATATTACTTATACAAAAGGCTCTACCTTAGCTACACCAACCACAGCTTACACCCCTGGAGAATCACTCCTTACATCTGCATCCATGACAGAGACAAACCCATCATACAACCATTACAACCTTGTCACAGTTCCCGAAGCTTCACCTTCAGTTGAAGGCTTTTCTCAACATCCAGACACAGGTAGGACAGTGAATGAAGTAGCTGACAACACACCTGGTGGCACACCTCGAACCGCACCTGAAGCCACATCTGCTGTTTCAGGATCTGCATATACATCTGCAATAACACCTGAGATTGGACCCATGACCTCACCTGGGGTCACTCCAAGAACAAACCCTAAAACTACATCTACAACTACAAATGCAGCTTCTACACCTGGAACCACACCTGGAGATTCTGAACCTGAAACCCCACCTGGTGCTTTCACGCATGAAGTGAAGCCTGCAGTGACATCAGCAACGCCTACACCTCAGTCCACATCTGGAATCTCCACACTTGAATTCacaccagcagcttctgaaCATGAAACCACATCTGAAGCTGTAACACATGAAACTACATCTGCCGCTAAACATACAACTACACTTGCAATCAGAACTACAACCAGAGCGGCAACCAGTTCTGCACCTGTGACCACACCCACAGTGACAAGGCGTGTAGTGTCCCCCCCCTCTACACCCATAATGACTGTACCAACAAACCTCCCTAGCATCACCACGCAAACCACACAGTCAACTACACCTCCACTGCTGTCCACCACACAT GTCCAGACCTTCGCTGGACCAAGCTGCTCTGTGGAGCTAACAGAGGTCAGGACCACCTGGGACTCAGCAGTGGTTTGGTTGACTGCTGCCTGTCCATCACCTGACTTCACAGCCTTCATGGATGCAGGCTCTGGGCCAACCGCGGTCCGCTGTGATCAGGATGGAAACAATGGATATATGTTTATCTGCAACATGACAGAGCTACAACCAGGAACTTTGTATGAACTACGGGTGATCTCTGGGAAGGATGAGGAGAGAAGCCTTGGCTCAATGCGCACAG tcccaGTTGGTCCAGCTCAGCTTGAGGTCCAGTTGGACCTTGAAAGCATGGCTTCAGTTCATGAAGGATCCTCTGGGCTGCGAGTCCTCTGGTCCCTTTCTGTAGGACATGTGGACTGCTATAATGTAACTCTGGAAGATGTCTACTCCGGTATGGTTCGTAGCACCAGAGTCATGGGTTCTGCAGCTCCCCAGTATGATTTCACCTCACTCATCCCAGGAACTTTGTACAACATCAGTGTGTTGGCTATATCTGGGAACAAGACTGCTGCACCAGTGCACACCATTGCAGTTACAG CCCCTTCAGTTGTGGACAGCCTTCAAGTAGCATCCTCATCTTTAGACAGCCTTGGTGTGCTCTGGCAGCCTGGCCCGGGACGAATGGAGAACTTTAAGGTCCTAGTGATGGACCAGGATGGGTTTCTCCTGAGGAACATCACTTTGAAGAACACTACGACCTACACCAAGCTGGATAGGTTGCAGCCAGGGACACCGTACAGGGTCACCGTGGTAACAAATGCTGCTGGCCTGCAGAGCTCCACCTTCATCCAGGCCTACACTG TcccagcagctgtgtcagatcTGATTATCAACAACGATGGCAGCTCAGAGAGTCTTCGGGCCTCCTGGACCCCACCTAAAGGGGGTGTGGACTTTTTTACAGTGACCCTGTGGGCTTCAGGTTTGACCCCTGAGCAACGAATCCTAGCCCCCAATGTCACCCAACTGGTGTTTGAGGGTTTAACCCCTGGACGCCGCTACCAGCTGTCTGTCAACTCATCAGCTGGAGGCCTGAGTTCGGAGAGCAGGACTGAAGGAAGGACAG TTCCTGACCAGGTGTCCACCCTCTCCATGTCCATCGACAGCAGCAAGCTGCAACTCAGCTGGTCTCCCCCCAGAGGTGACTGGGAGAACTACAGCGTTCTGTTGACAGATGGCCTTGCTGTTCTATTTAATAGGACCGTCAGTAAGAAGAGCAGAGAGCTTCTCGTGTCCGTCCAGAGCCTCGGTTTAGTTCCAGGACGGCTCTACTCTGCTGAGTTCACAGTGCACAGCGGCGGTTTGAGTAACACAGCCCACTGCAGCAGCAGACTAG CACCTCGTCCTGTGCAGCAGCTTGTCCTCCGTCATGCTGATGAGACGTCTCTTAGTGTGCAGTGGAGACAGCCTGTTGGACGTTGGGACAGCTTCACGGTGCTTCTCACAGATGAGGACTTCGCCACTCCTGACACTCAGAAGATCCTCAGTGGTGGGTCCAGAGAGTGCACCTTCGAAGGCCTCACCTCAGGACGCCGCTACACTGTTACCGTGAAAACTAGCAGCGGTAACCTGAGCAACTCTGACTCCCTGACTGCATGGACCA CACCAGCTCCAGTCAGTGGGCTGCAAGTTTTTAACCTCGACAGCACAGACATCCTGCAGGCTCAGTGGGAACTAGCTGCTGGAGACAAAGACTCATACCAAGTTCTGCTGGTCCGTGACAGCAGTGTCATCAAGAATAAGAGTGTCGCAGGTAACATCAGCAGCATAAGCTTCCAGAACCTAAGACCAGGAGCACAGTACAAGGTGGTGGTCACCACCATCAGAGCCGGATACACTTCCAGACAGACTGTGGCCGAAGGACGCACAG TGCCAGCGGCGGTCACTGATGTTCGGGTCAGTAACAATGGTCGCACGGATTTCCTCACTGTGTCCTGGAATCAGGCTGCAGGTGAGGTGGACAGTTACTTGGTAATCCTGAGTGACCGTGAAAGGACACTACACACCCTTGCCGTGTCAAAGTTCAACCCTGGCTGCATCTTCAACTCACTGGTATCTGGACGCCTCTACAACATCTCTATCACCAGCTGCAGCGGTCGCTACAGAAACCACACCTACATCCAGGAGAGAACAC AGCCCTCAAAGGTGCAGAACCCCACAGCGACTCATGGTGCTCGGGATGACTACCTGAAGGTTTATTGGCGTCATGCTGCTGGAGACCTTGACTTCTACCAGGTGTTCATCAAACACAACAACACCTTCCTGCAGAACAAGACAGTACAGAAGACACAGAGCGAGTGTGTGTTCACCGGGCTAGTACCAGGACGGCTCTACACAGTACTAGTGAACACCTGGAGTGGTTTTTACGAAGCCAGTGCGTCCACCCATGGAAGAACCT TCCCAGCAGCAGTCCGATCTCTCAGTCTTGCGGGACGGGGGACTGAGGACCTTCGGGTGACGTGGTTGGCACCGCCAGGTGATGTGGATCACTATGAGGTGCAGCTGCTGTTCAGTGACATGAAAGTGTTCCCACCTCTCACTCTGGGCAGTGGGGTGGGGGAGTGTGTCTTGTCATCACTCACACCTGGGCGACTCTACAAGATCCTAGTTTCAACCTTCAGCGGTCCAAATCAGAGGGCCCAGTTCATAGAGGGTCGAACAG TTCCTAGTAAGGTGAAGAACATCCATGTTAACGGTGACAGCAGTCATCTGAAGGTGAGCTGGACACCTGGACCGGGTGATGTGGATGGATACTCAGTCTTTCTGTACAGAGAGAGTCGAGAACTGGCTGTCCAAGATGTCCTTAAGCACCAAAATGAGGTGACATTTGACTGGCTGCAGCCAGGTCAACTGTACGGTGTTATGGTTCAGTCTTCAAGCGGAGAGCTGCTGAACAACAACACATCCACGGGACGTACAG TCCCGTTAGCAGTCACAGGTCTACAGGTGGAGCCCGTACTGAGCACCTGTAGCCTGCAAGTGAACTGGCAAGAAGCTCTTGGTGTGTCTGATGGATACATCCTGCAGGTTCTGGATGAAAGAGGCAGCATCGTCGCCAATGGTTCACAGCCCGTCAGATTCACCCGGTACCGGTTTGATGGCCTTACGCCAGGGAAGAAGTATCGAATCCTGGTCCGGACCATCAGTGGGGGACTCCAGAGTCAGGGAGTTAGTGCTGAAGCTCGAACAT ACCCAGCATCTGTTACTGATCTGTCCATCAAAACTAGCAACACTGTCAGCCTGTCTTTCCAGTGGTCCCCACCAGAAGGAGACTTTCAGCATTATGAAGTCTTTTTGTATAAAAGTGATGAGTCTCTGCAGGAGAGTCGGCGGGTCCAACCCAGTATTAAGCAGTGCTCCTTCCAGGGTCTCAGACCTGGAGCTCTGTACAGACTAGAGATTGTGGTCCACAGTGGAGACCAAACCAACCAGACATCCATGTGGGCAAGGACAG TACCAGCGCCTGTAGCATTTCTCAGGGCTCAGAGtggaaaccagtctgacacgcTGTTGATCAACTGGGATCGCAGAGATGGTGATGTGACCGGATACCTGCTCTCACTCTACAGCCCTGATGGATCCCAGCAGGCTGAGCATCAGCTGGGTTCTGAGGTCACAGAGTTTATATATTCAGGCCTTGTGCCAGGTCGGCAGTACCGAGTCGATGTGTTGAGTCTCAGTGGAGAGCTTCACAACCTAGCCAGCACTGTGGGTCGTACTG CTCCAAAACCTCCTTCCTCGTTCTTGTTTGGGGGAGTCACCAACACCTCCCTAGAGGTCACCTGGAGTGGTCCAGTAGGTTCTGATTATGATGACTTCGACCTGCAGTGGACTCCTAAGGACCAGCTGTCTGTTATCAACCCATACCACAGCCGAACATCAGGCAGCCGCATCCTAAAAGGGATGTTCCCAGGACGACTTTACACCTTCAGCCTTCGAACTGTCAGTGGGGCAACGCAGCCTGGTGCCACCTACAGCACTCCCATCCAAAAGAGCATTCGaacca agCCAGAGCGAGTCCATAGCCTCCACTGTCGACCACAGAGCTCTACCTCTATCTCCTGCTCTTGGGGACCTCCACAAGCTGACTATGATTCCTACACCATTGAATGTCTTCACCAAGACACTCACACCCTGGTCTATTCACGGCGTACAAGTCGAGTGTCCACCAGCTTTGTCATCACCCAGCTTGAGCCCCACAAACGTTACGCCATCTCTGTGAAGGTCATTTCTGACGGGACGACCAGCGAGGAGGCAGAGTACAGCGTAGTCACTATGATCGACC GCCCTCCTCTGCCCCCACTGACTACCCGGGTCAGTGACAAGTCCACTTTGGTCACAAAGTCCTCGATATCATTCCAGTTTAATTGTAGCTGGTTCAGTGATATCAATGGAGCAGTGCGGTTCTTTACTGTGGTTGTGACAGAATCTGAAG GTGTCAATGACTTGCAGCCAGACCATAACCACCCTCTGCCCTCCTACCTGGATTATAGATACAACAGCTCAGTTAAGTCCTACCAGACCAACTACTTTCCCAGCCTCTGCTCAGATGACTTAGACAGCAGCACTCAGATCTATAATGTCAGCCTTGGGACTGGGATGGACTCTCTAGGGGGTCCATGTGACCACAAAGACCCAAGTCATGCAGAGTCTAGCAGAGACCTTATCTACTTCTGTGATGGACCTCTGAAGTCAAAGACTTCATACAG GATCAGCATCCGAGCCTTCACTCAGCTGTTTGATGAAGAAACTACAAATTCTGGATTAGCTTCTCCTCTCTTCACTGACACCTTCTTATCTCTGCCCATCATCACGGAGACAG AACCTCTGAGCGGTGTCATTGAAGGCATCAGTGCCGGACTTTTCCTCATCCTCATGATAGTTGCCATCACTGCTCTCCTCATTTGCAGGCACAAGGCTCACAAATT GGTGGAGGAGAGACCTGATGTCAGGAGATGTATAAGGAGAGAGAGGTCAGCAGCAGGAGTCCAGATGGGAGTCAGAGG CAACAGGAGAATCTCCAG TCCCATCAAGATCCTGAACTTTGAATCTCACTACAACAAACTGCTGGCCGACTCCAGCTACCTCCTGTCTGAGGAGTATGAG GACCTGAAAGATGTCGGTCGTAATCAGCCACtggactctgctctgctgcctgaGAACCGTGGGAAGAACCGATACAACAACATCTTGCCCT aTGACTCAACGAGGGTCAAGCTGTCTTACGTGGATGATGATCCCTGTTCAGACTACATTAATGCCAGCTACATCCCA gGTAACAATTTCCGCAGGGAGTATATTGCCACGCAGGGACCCCTTCCAGGAACAAAAGATGACTTCTGGAAGATGGTGTGGGAGCAGAACGTCCATAATGTGGTCATGGTCACTCAGTGTGTGGAGAAAGGCAGG GTGAAGTGTGATCACTACTGGCCGTTTGATCAGGATCCTCTGTACTACGGAGATCTCATAGTCCAGATGCTGTCAGAGTCGGTTCTTCCAGAGTGGACAATCCGAGAGTTCAGAATCTGCAGT GAGCAGCAGCTGAGTTTTGTCCGCCTCGTTCGGCAGTTTCACTACACAGTGTGGCCCGATCATGGAGTCCCAGAGAGCACACAGTCGCTCATACAGTTTGTTCGAACCGTCCGTGACTATGTCAATAGgactcctggttctggtcccaCTGTGGTCCATTGCAG TGCCGGAGTGGGCCGAACTGGAACCTTCATCGTCCTGGATCgggtgctgcagcagctggacaCGAAGGACACGGCAGACATATACGGCGTTGTCTTTGATCTGCGCCTCCACCGGTCACACATGGTGCAGACTGAG GGTCAGTACTTGTACTTGCATCAGTGCATTCGGGATGTCCTCAGAGCTCGGAAGCTGCGCAGTGAGCAGGAGAGCCTCGGTCACCCCATCCTAAGAATGTGA